The Spiroplasma clarkii genome has a window encoding:
- a CDS encoding iron-sulfur cluster assembly scaffold protein, with amino-acid sequence MIDKNDKIALRQILMEHYTDPDHKAPVTPMPNSFIKYQDSPTCSDEINVQITYENQKVTKAIFDGVTCSISGAAIDILCDQITNQSKAEALKILSNYHNMIVGEVYDETTLGELIAFHNIYSQRNRINCALLGADGLRYILEEEVK; translated from the coding sequence ATGATTGATAAAAACGACAAAATAGCTTTAAGACAAATTTTAATGGAACATTATACAGATCCAGATCATAAAGCACCAGTAACTCCAATGCCAAACAGTTTTATTAAGTATCAAGACTCTCCAACTTGTAGTGATGAAATAAACGTGCAAATAACTTATGAAAACCAAAAAGTTACCAAAGCAATTTTTGATGGAGTAACTTGCTCTATCAGTGGAGCTGCTATTGATATTTTATGTGACCAAATTACCAATCAAAGTAAAGCTGAAGCTTTAAAAATTCTTAGCAACTATCACAATATGATAGTTGGAGAGGTTTATGACGAAACTACATTGGGTGAATTAATTGCCTTTCACAATATTTATAGTCAACGTAACCGCATCAATTGTGCTTTATTAGGTGCAGATGGACTAAGATACATCTTAGAAGAGGAGGTAAAATAA
- the sufC gene encoding Fe-S cluster assembly ATPase SufC: protein MHKLEIRDLHVKIEDKEILKGINLTINSGETHALMGPNGNGKSTLLMAIMGHPKYEVTQGDILIDGTSILDLAVDERSKAGLFLAMQNPQTIPGVSNLEFLKYTVNAHSEQKQKLKDIFGSIKQQAQDLDFDLNMLKRFVNDGFSGGEKKKNEILQLKLLNPYFALIDEIDSGLDVDALDVVSNNLNINPNQQGKIIVSHYDRFFKKVIPTHAHVIIDGKIVTSGGAEIVDKINRAGYNWVKELS, encoded by the coding sequence ATGCACAAATTAGAAATTAGAGATTTACATGTCAAAATTGAGGACAAAGAAATATTAAAAGGAATTAATTTAACAATTAATTCAGGAGAAACTCATGCTTTAATGGGTCCAAATGGTAATGGAAAGTCAACTTTATTAATGGCAATAATGGGACATCCAAAATATGAAGTTACTCAAGGGGATATTTTAATAGATGGAACAAGTATTTTAGATTTAGCAGTTGATGAACGCAGTAAAGCTGGTTTATTTTTAGCAATGCAAAATCCTCAAACCATTCCTGGGGTTTCAAACCTAGAGTTTTTAAAATACACAGTTAATGCACATAGTGAACAAAAACAAAAACTCAAAGATATTTTTGGCAGCATTAAACAACAAGCTCAAGACCTAGATTTTGATTTAAATATGTTAAAACGTTTTGTAAATGATGGGTTTAGTGGTGGAGAAAAGAAAAAAAATGAGATTTTACAATTAAAACTATTAAATCCATATTTTGCCCTAATTGATGAAATTGATTCAGGTCTTGATGTTGATGCTTTGGATGTTGTTTCAAACAACTTAAACATCAATCCAAATCAACAAGGAAAAATCATAGTTTCACACTATGATCGCTTCTTTAAAAAAGTAATCCCAACTCATGCTCATGTCATTATTGATGGGAAAATTGTCACAAGTGGTGGAGCTGAAATTGTTGATAAAATTAATCGGGCTGGGTATAACTGAGTTAAGGAGCTAAGTTAA
- a CDS encoding SufB/SufD family protein, whose amino-acid sequence MLKIQDEKILDFQTSLPAEYSFTKSTKKIIFLAESDGKINFQVSPEVVLDLTIVFLPLTKPVAKHFEVVFEVHQYATLNLKIANLTNVDIDDKITINLVANNSQVEFYSASILNQNLVKNSLINVCHLARNTSSNIKAYEVLKGKSQGFIRCVSDIREKSSGSEAHQELRLLVLDKNAKADSDPVLLIDENDIVASHANAIGMLDPDQVFYLKSRGLNDGQAQELIVNGYFAPIFVDLPSPQLESELKQILKGMI is encoded by the coding sequence ATGTTAAAGATCCAAGATGAAAAAATTCTTGATTTTCAAACCTCTTTACCAGCAGAATATAGTTTTACAAAATCAACAAAAAAAATAATTTTCCTAGCAGAAAGTGATGGTAAAATCAATTTTCAAGTTAGTCCAGAAGTAGTTTTAGATTTAACAATTGTCTTTTTACCATTAACAAAACCAGTTGCAAAACATTTTGAAGTAGTTTTTGAAGTGCACCAATATGCAACCTTAAACTTAAAAATTGCTAATTTAACAAATGTTGATATTGATGATAAAATAACAATAAATTTAGTTGCCAATAACAGTCAAGTTGAATTTTATAGTGCCAGTATCCTTAATCAAAATCTTGTTAAAAATAGCTTAATAAATGTTTGTCATTTAGCAAGAAATACCAGTTCAAATATTAAAGCTTATGAAGTTTTAAAAGGTAAATCACAAGGTTTTATTCGCTGTGTTAGTGATATTAGAGAAAAAAGTAGTGGGAGTGAAGCTCACCAGGAATTACGTTTACTAGTTTTAGATAAGAATGCCAAAGCAGATTCAGACCCAGTTTTACTAATTGATGAAAATGATATTGTGGCAAGTCATGCTAATGCAATTGGAATGCTAGATCCTGACCAAGTCTTTTACTTAAAATCAAGAGGTTTAAATGATGGACAAGCCCAAGAGTTAATTGTCAATGGCTATTTTGCACCAATTTTTGTGGACTTACCAAGTCCACAATTGGAATCTGAGTTAAAACAAATCTTGAAGGGAATGATTTAA
- a CDS encoding CatB-related O-acetyltransferase: MPKSNKIKFLKDYITNKNIFVGEYTYFYSFQGEQALKEFQNRNVLYHFPELWHDKLTIGNFCAIADEVKILMNGANHRLNSLSTYPFEMFCEFELDPKTVPPVSSRGDTSIGHDVWIGYGATIMPGVTIGNGAIIGAQAVVSQDVPPYSVVVGNPARVVKIRFDQATIAKLEALQWWELPLAEIKMLLLDLLKNKL; the protein is encoded by the coding sequence ATGCCTAAATCAAATAAAATTAAGTTCTTAAAAGATTACATTACTAATAAAAATATCTTTGTTGGTGAGTACACCTACTTTTACTCTTTTCAAGGTGAACAAGCTTTAAAAGAGTTTCAAAATCGCAATGTTTTATACCATTTCCCAGAGCTTTGACATGACAAATTAACTATTGGTAATTTTTGTGCCATTGCTGATGAAGTCAAAATTTTAATGAATGGTGCCAACCATCGACTAAACAGTCTTTCAACTTACCCCTTTGAAATGTTTTGTGAGTTTGAACTAGACCCCAAAACAGTTCCCCCAGTTAGCTCGCGAGGAGACACTTCAATCGGACATGATGTTTGGATTGGTTATGGAGCTACAATCATGCCAGGAGTCACCATTGGTAATGGTGCTATTATTGGGGCCCAAGCTGTAGTTAGTCAAGATGTCCCCCCTTATAGTGTGGTTGTAGGTAACCCAGCTAGGGTTGTGAAAATTCGTTTCGACCAAGCCACTATTGCTAAATTAGAGGCACTACAATGATGGGAACTACCCCTAGCAGAAATTAAAATGCTGCTCCTAGATTTACTTAAAAACAAATTATAA
- a CDS encoding rod shape-determining protein — translation MKQNEKKFVSIDLGTTSTLIYVSGQGIVYNEASIVAYKIKENKIIAVGNEAYKMIGKGNKSVKIVRPMVDGVITDIRATTKQLKYIFDRLRMQAALKKCIMLLACPSVVTELERKALVSIGKSFGAEEVFIEEEVKMAALGGGVNIFASTGRLVIDCGGGTTDVAVLASGDIVLSKSIKIAGNAFNDEIQKFIKSQFGLEIGQKTSESIKISIGSIAKYTDERNMKVYGRDVVSGLPREIQVTPEEIREVLKIPVSKIIDLTVQVLEETPPELAGDIFRNGITLCGGGALIRGIDKYFADTLQLPTKVCEQPLLAVINGTRKFESYIYDKMNEPKRQEII, via the coding sequence ATGAAACAAAATGAAAAAAAATTTGTCTCAATTGATTTAGGAACAACTTCTACCTTAATCTATGTGAGTGGTCAAGGAATTGTTTACAATGAAGCTTCAATTGTTGCATACAAGATCAAAGAAAATAAAATCATTGCTGTAGGTAATGAAGCTTACAAAATGATTGGTAAAGGTAATAAATCAGTAAAAATTGTTAGACCCATGGTTGATGGGGTAATTACAGACATCAGAGCAACCACAAAACAACTTAAATATATTTTTGATAGACTAAGAATGCAAGCAGCATTAAAAAAATGTATCATGCTACTTGCCTGTCCTTCAGTAGTTACAGAATTAGAGCGAAAAGCCCTAGTAAGTATTGGGAAAAGTTTTGGAGCAGAAGAAGTTTTTATAGAAGAAGAAGTTAAAATGGCAGCCTTGGGTGGTGGAGTTAACATTTTTGCCAGCACAGGGAGACTTGTAATTGATTGTGGTGGAGGAACTACTGATGTGGCAGTTTTAGCATCAGGAGATATTGTCTTATCAAAATCAATAAAAATTGCTGGAAATGCCTTTAATGATGAAATCCAAAAATTTATCAAAAGTCAATTTGGTTTAGAAATAGGACAAAAAACTTCAGAAAGCATAAAAATTAGCATTGGATCAATTGCCAAATATACAGATGAAAGAAACATGAAAGTTTATGGACGTGATGTAGTTTCTGGATTACCAAGAGAAATTCAAGTAACTCCTGAAGAAATTCGTGAAGTCTTAAAAATACCTGTTTCAAAAATTATTGATCTAACTGTTCAAGTTCTTGAAGAAACACCTCCAGAATTAGCAGGAGATATCTTTAGAAATGGTATCACATTATGTGGTGGAGGAGCTTTAATTAGAGGAATTGACAAATACTTTGCAGATACTCTACAACTACCTACAAAAGTTTGTGAACAACCACTTTTAGCTGTAATTAATGGGACACGTAAATTTGAATCATATATTTATGACAAAATGAATGAACCAAAACGTCAAGAAATTATTTAA
- a CDS encoding aminotransferase class V-fold PLP-dependent enzyme translates to MDYKKLFPYFTANPNEVYFDSAATVLKPKSVLDAEYNYNVKIAANTHNNLFDNAYLANEMVSTTRKLTAKLIGATRADEIIFTSGTTHSLNQIAFGLKKIFQPGDEIVLTKLEHSSNLLPWMVLAKELNLKLNYFDLEADGSIDLKNIKNFINAKTKLVAFANITNTMGALNLVEKITTTIKTINPQTLVVVDAAQAIIHTKTDVSAWNIDCLAFSAHKMFGPFGLGVMWAKKAVLEIMEPIFYGGGNNSAIEFDKFNLAKIPEKFEAGTLNLSAICGFQAALAFIDEINLQTLIEHGHSLKAYLRQAVKKLDQSKFEFYNLKTDEPIFLFNVKGVNAQDFGAFLNKNYHISVRVGKHCARLGKYVFKAESTIRVSFGIFNTTEDIDKLIEAMQNSDNWLDAIL, encoded by the coding sequence ATGGATTATAAAAAACTTTTTCCTTATTTTACTGCCAATCCCAATGAAGTTTATTTTGATTCAGCAGCAACAGTTTTAAAACCAAAAAGTGTTTTAGATGCAGAATACAATTATAATGTTAAAATCGCTGCCAACACTCATAATAATTTATTTGATAATGCATATTTGGCAAATGAAATGGTTAGTACAACTAGAAAACTCACAGCAAAGTTAATTGGAGCTACCCGAGCTGATGAAATTATTTTTACAAGTGGAACAACACATTCATTAAATCAAATTGCTTTTGGTTTAAAAAAGATTTTTCAACCAGGAGATGAAATTGTTTTAACTAAGTTAGAACACTCTTCAAACCTTTTACCATGAATGGTACTTGCAAAAGAACTAAATTTAAAACTTAATTATTTTGATTTAGAAGCAGATGGGTCAATTGACTTAAAAAATATTAAGAACTTTATTAATGCAAAAACCAAGCTTGTGGCTTTTGCAAATATTACCAATACAATGGGAGCATTGAATTTGGTAGAAAAAATAACTACAACAATTAAAACAATTAATCCACAAACTTTGGTGGTGGTGGATGCAGCCCAAGCTATTATTCATACCAAAACTGATGTTAGTGCTTGAAACATTGATTGTTTAGCTTTTTCTGCCCACAAAATGTTTGGACCATTCGGTTTAGGAGTTATGTGAGCAAAAAAAGCAGTTTTAGAAATCATGGAACCAATTTTTTATGGTGGGGGTAATAACTCGGCAATTGAATTTGATAAATTCAATTTAGCAAAAATTCCTGAAAAATTTGAAGCAGGTACTTTAAATCTCAGTGCAATTTGTGGTTTTCAAGCAGCATTAGCATTTATTGATGAGATTAACTTGCAAACTCTAATAGAACATGGTCATAGTTTAAAAGCATATTTACGTCAAGCTGTAAAAAAATTAGATCAAAGTAAGTTTGAATTTTATAATTTAAAAACTGATGAACCAATTTTTTTGTTTAATGTTAAGGGAGTTAATGCTCAAGACTTTGGAGCATTCTTAAATAAGAATTACCATATTTCAGTTAGAGTTGGTAAGCACTGTGCTCGACTTGGTAAATATGTTTTCAAAGCAGAGTCAACTATTAGAGTCAGCTTTGGAATTTTCAACACTACTGAAGATATTGACAAGTTAATTGAGGCTATGCAAAATAGTGATAATTGACTTGATGCAATTTTATAG
- a CDS encoding PTS fructose transporter subunit IIABC, producing MEKNIAEFMFLEDDSKNLNDLFKNYAKIAAEQGIVNDQKSLIKAFKCREAESSTGFEDGFAIPHARAACVLKPAIFFIKNQHGLEWESIDGQSIKYIIMLLVPEVSGDYLDILSNIATNLMDQKIREKLKTSSDHQEIFASLNLHKSPKPAKTFAKAPLIVGITACATGVAHTYMARDAILAAAAEIGANVFVETQGQKGQEYTLTPEQIAAADVVILATDIAVDTERFSGKRVFNIGTKKIMSDPVNFLKTALSGAGKQGEGSTETDIFDVKDKKAWIRHIMSGVSFMIPFIVFAGIIFALVTGIGKMIYGTWLDLSGSFDNSSLTYTQVNVILGVGQAPTTKVIEGVGIAILFYLNQFAAIGFTVMIPFMGAYIANSIAGRSAITPAFILTWAGTNPNLWFKFGVFAEKEALFPGNGGGIFAALLFGFVIGYTIKWINTKWKINKYIKPIMPIIIIPVFVSLFYGLIVIFLLGNIFGLIMGYVNLGLQKLEENAVGMAGLGLLLGLLAGIDMGGPINKIASFGATALIFVDGGKAMGAAAASFAIAPLGCGISTMIFREKFKKDHELGVNATILGFMGISEGAIPFAAKYTWAAIVPNIIGSGLAGMFAGIFQVSGWVGAWGGPIIAIFGGVTTWDMSYLGILWYFLAIIIGTAVHIVLFRIFVEIQTKGKLTGTDFKNMFTRTKKVQPTKVNDKVKK from the coding sequence ATGGAAAAAAATATTGCTGAATTTATGTTTCTTGAAGATGATAGCAAAAATTTGAATGATTTATTTAAAAATTATGCAAAAATTGCTGCTGAACAAGGAATTGTAAATGACCAAAAAAGCTTAATAAAAGCTTTTAAATGCAGAGAAGCAGAATCTTCAACTGGATTTGAAGATGGTTTTGCTATACCTCATGCCCGAGCTGCTTGTGTTTTGAAACCTGCAATTTTTTTCATCAAAAACCAACATGGTTTGGAATGAGAAAGTATTGATGGTCAAAGTATTAAGTACATTATTATGTTATTGGTTCCTGAAGTATCAGGAGATTACCTAGACATCTTGAGTAACATTGCTACTAACTTGATGGATCAAAAAATTAGAGAAAAATTAAAAACTAGTAGTGATCATCAAGAAATCTTTGCAAGTTTAAACTTACACAAGAGTCCAAAACCTGCTAAAACATTTGCCAAAGCACCATTAATTGTTGGAATAACAGCTTGTGCCACTGGAGTGGCTCACACTTATATGGCAAGAGATGCCATTCTGGCAGCTGCAGCAGAAATTGGAGCTAATGTTTTTGTAGAAACTCAGGGTCAAAAAGGTCAAGAATACACCTTAACCCCAGAACAAATCGCAGCAGCAGATGTGGTTATTTTAGCTACAGATATTGCAGTTGACACTGAAAGATTTAGTGGTAAAAGAGTTTTTAATATTGGTACAAAAAAAATTATGTCAGATCCAGTTAACTTTTTAAAAACTGCCTTATCTGGGGCTGGCAAACAAGGAGAAGGCAGCACTGAAACTGATATTTTTGATGTTAAAGATAAAAAAGCCTGGATTCGCCACATAATGAGTGGTGTATCTTTCATGATTCCTTTCATTGTCTTTGCAGGAATCATTTTTGCCCTAGTAACTGGAATTGGGAAAATGATTTATGGAACTTGATTAGACTTATCTGGAAGTTTTGACAATAGCAGTTTAACATATACTCAAGTAAATGTTATTTTAGGTGTGGGCCAAGCACCAACCACCAAAGTAATTGAGGGTGTGGGAATTGCTATTTTATTTTATTTGAATCAATTTGCAGCAATTGGTTTTACAGTTATGATACCTTTTATGGGGGCATATATCGCTAACTCAATTGCTGGAAGATCTGCAATTACTCCAGCCTTTATTCTAACTTGGGCTGGAACTAATCCAAATTTATGATTTAAATTTGGAGTTTTTGCAGAAAAAGAAGCACTTTTCCCTGGTAATGGGGGAGGTATTTTTGCAGCCTTATTATTTGGATTTGTTATTGGTTATACCATCAAATGAATAAATACTAAATGAAAAATTAACAAATATATTAAACCAATCATGCCGATTATCATTATTCCAGTCTTTGTTTCATTATTTTATGGATTAATTGTTATTTTCTTATTAGGAAACATTTTTGGTCTAATTATGGGTTATGTCAACTTAGGACTGCAAAAACTTGAAGAAAATGCAGTTGGAATGGCTGGATTAGGACTGCTACTAGGATTACTTGCTGGAATTGACATGGGTGGTCCAATTAATAAAATTGCTTCATTTGGAGCCACTGCTTTAATTTTTGTTGATGGAGGAAAAGCTATGGGAGCTGCTGCAGCTTCATTTGCCATTGCTCCACTTGGATGTGGTATTAGTACAATGATTTTTAGAGAAAAATTCAAAAAAGATCATGAACTTGGTGTCAATGCAACCATCTTAGGATTTATGGGAATTTCAGAAGGAGCAATACCTTTTGCAGCTAAATATACTTGAGCTGCAATTGTACCAAATATTATTGGTTCAGGATTAGCAGGAATGTTTGCAGGAATCTTTCAAGTTTCAGGATGAGTTGGAGCTTGAGGAGGACCAATCATTGCAATCTTTGGAGGAGTAACTACATGAGATATGAGTTATCTTGGAATCTTGTGATACTTCTTAGCAATAATTATTGGAACTGCAGTGCACATTGTGTTATTTAGAATTTTTGTAGAAATTCAAACTAAAGGTAAACTAACTGGTACTGACTTTAAAAACATGTTTACTAGAACTAAAAAAGTTCAACCAACTAAAGTAAATGATAAAGTTAAAAAATAG
- the sufB gene encoding Fe-S cluster assembly protein SufB: MKKLKQEAEIKEISKYKYGFNEGEVSKLKLDKGLNEEIIRKMSAIKAEPEWMLNFRLDSLKKFFAMPQPSFGPDLSFIDFQDYYYYTVGTDGFVSKWTDLPDKIKNTYDRLGIPESEKNFFAGINAQWDASPVYEQLQSEIADLGVIFTDCDTALKKYPELFRQYFAKLVSNHDNKYAALNSAVWSGGTFIYIPKGVKLEKPLQAYFRINFQQAGQFERTLIIVEDDAELHYVEGCTAPIYSKDNLHAAIVEIFVGKRSSVRYTTVQNWSDNVLNLVTKRSIVEEDGRMEWVDGNIGSRINMKYPACILKGDRSQGDTISIAVAKKGVYQDAGSRMIHLGKETKSKIVSKSITFQGGTANYRGLAYIGPNAINSKARVECDTLILDNQSHSDTIPQNKVHNNQSQIEHEATVSKVSEEQLFYLMSRGISEQEALELIVMGFLEPFTKELPLEYAVELNQLIKMDMEGSVG, encoded by the coding sequence ATGAAAAAGTTAAAACAAGAAGCAGAAATTAAAGAGATATCCAAATACAAGTATGGTTTTAATGAAGGTGAAGTTTCTAAACTTAAATTAGATAAAGGCTTAAATGAAGAAATTATTCGCAAAATGTCTGCTATTAAAGCGGAACCTGAGTGAATGCTGAACTTTCGTCTGGATAGTTTAAAAAAATTCTTTGCTATGCCTCAACCAAGTTTTGGACCTGATTTAAGTTTTATTGATTTTCAAGATTATTACTACTATACTGTGGGAACTGATGGTTTTGTTAGCAAATGAACTGATTTACCAGATAAAATTAAAAACACCTATGATCGTTTAGGGATTCCAGAATCAGAAAAAAACTTTTTTGCTGGGATTAATGCTCAGTGAGATGCCAGCCCAGTTTATGAACAATTACAATCTGAAATTGCAGATTTAGGGGTTATTTTTACTGATTGCGATACTGCTTTGAAAAAATACCCAGAGTTATTTCGTCAATATTTTGCCAAACTTGTCTCAAATCATGACAACAAGTATGCTGCTTTAAATAGTGCAGTGTGATCGGGAGGAACATTTATTTACATTCCCAAGGGAGTTAAGTTAGAAAAACCTTTACAAGCTTATTTTAGAATTAATTTTCAACAAGCAGGACAATTTGAAAGAACTTTAATTATTGTAGAAGATGATGCTGAACTGCACTATGTTGAGGGGTGCACTGCACCAATTTATTCAAAAGATAATTTGCATGCAGCGATTGTTGAAATTTTTGTTGGGAAAAGATCTAGTGTTCGTTATACTACTGTTCAAAATTGAAGTGACAATGTCTTAAATTTAGTAACCAAAAGAAGTATTGTGGAAGAAGATGGTCGCATGGAATGAGTTGATGGTAATATTGGTTCAAGAATCAACATGAAGTACCCAGCTTGTATTTTAAAAGGAGACCGTTCCCAAGGAGACACCATTTCTATTGCAGTTGCTAAAAAAGGAGTATATCAAGATGCTGGTAGTCGAATGATCCATTTAGGTAAAGAAACAAAATCAAAAATAGTTTCTAAGTCAATAACTTTTCAAGGGGGAACAGCCAATTATCGAGGTTTAGCCTACATTGGTCCAAATGCAATTAACTCAAAAGCAAGAGTTGAGTGTGATACCTTAATTTTAGATAATCAATCTCATTCTGATACTATTCCTCAAAATAAAGTCCATAACAACCAATCACAAATTGAACATGAAGCCACTGTTTCAAAGGTTAGTGAAGAACAATTATTTTACTTAATGAGCCGAGGCATTAGTGAACAAGAGGCTTTAGAACTAATTGTTATGGGTTTTTTAGAACCATTTACCAAAGAATTACCTTTAGAATATGCAGTAGAATTAAACCAATTAATAAAAATGGATATGGAAGGTTCAGTAGGTTAA
- a CDS encoding Vmc-like lipoprotein signal peptide domain-containing protein — MKKLITLLSGLTITASSASVAVACTNYDHKVDGNSILVQFLQSMDGVAQIDASDVLWELINQSGPANRESFLIQLLNLINVSILSNSEQNFGETGSILDDASSFINTGLGDALINKWKSVSAAVDLQIQREKDSYQRANGKNWLSKWKQMLVDKYSVYQKDTGDMDLDFLEAKYKANILMTDASNSATKGILDVLLNTDSFGVTWVTSTTVASKFNALKSVVGDDAKFQQVFDADKLAIQQIENAQEADATKWAKKIDYTVEEAKAVISGLADASTLEHDVPEDTNVWSANGSASRAGMLSNSQLFFLNKYYETKAPLAISEVVIAFSDNQKFDDGITPEDFNGDNEVDSKATNRLLPNLLDDNLWNAALVKNDVFTTYQSKASVKTYDSLLTLTNSNYSNTLKSVVYDYVLKGNGASDEPIQPDVASDNQLSKIVTDLNRSSDKKLYAQFGSDGNKLVYIDTDGIHVVRIEGWDYFKDAESNAERANTLTELQSFNKFHNLKDSEKIEGLFSGTGRPQMELLNTAISNKYLQYLVNTSLLKGLTSSPVNYDIMSEVKSWATISNSSDSETYWITTVLEYFENISNISPEGSDSSNNDIIKTFVGKFLVFGSSNAANQTANDIAESMENWAIDKISTAQQTIQIASSVKFVEMFKNWRKSIESNTAAEYPKGLIDGDKFGDSTLAESVKEIWLVTTDPPSTSGESSSNLKVLDVYYLFNTMTEKGTDL, encoded by the coding sequence GTGAAAAAATTAATCACGCTATTAAGCGGACTAACTATTACAGCAAGTTCTGCATCAGTTGCAGTAGCTTGTACAAACTATGACCACAAGGTTGATGGAAACTCAATATTGGTGCAATTCTTGCAATCAATGGATGGAGTAGCACAAATTGATGCTAGTGACGTTCTATGAGAATTAATTAACCAAAGTGGACCAGCCAATCGTGAGAGTTTCTTAATTCAGTTGTTAAACCTAATTAACGTATCTATTTTAAGTAATTCTGAACAAAATTTTGGTGAAACTGGCTCAATCTTAGATGATGCATCAAGTTTCATTAATACAGGATTGGGAGATGCACTAATTAATAAATGAAAATCAGTTAGTGCTGCTGTTGACCTACAAATTCAAAGGGAAAAAGATAGCTACCAAAGAGCAAATGGTAAAAATTGATTGTCAAAATGAAAACAAATGTTAGTTGATAAATATTCAGTTTATCAAAAAGACACAGGAGATATGGATTTAGACTTCTTAGAAGCAAAATACAAAGCAAATATCTTAATGACTGATGCTAGCAATAGTGCAACAAAAGGTATTTTAGATGTATTGTTAAATACAGATAGTTTTGGGGTAACTTGAGTTACTTCAACAACTGTTGCAAGTAAATTTAATGCACTAAAAAGTGTTGTGGGAGATGATGCTAAATTTCAACAAGTTTTTGATGCAGATAAATTAGCTATTCAACAGATTGAAAATGCCCAAGAAGCAGATGCTACAAAATGAGCAAAGAAAATAGATTATACAGTTGAAGAAGCAAAAGCAGTTATTAGTGGACTTGCTGATGCCTCAACCTTAGAACATGATGTTCCCGAAGATACTAATGTTTGATCTGCAAATGGTTCAGCTTCAAGAGCTGGAATGCTAAGTAATTCTCAACTATTCTTCTTAAACAAGTACTATGAAACTAAGGCGCCACTTGCAATAAGTGAAGTTGTCATTGCCTTTTCAGATAACCAAAAATTTGATGATGGAATTACCCCTGAAGACTTCAATGGTGACAATGAAGTTGACTCAAAAGCAACAAATAGACTATTACCAAATCTATTGGATGACAATTTATGAAATGCAGCATTGGTAAAAAATGATGTTTTTACAACTTACCAATCAAAAGCATCAGTAAAAACTTATGATTCATTACTAACTCTAACAAACTCAAATTATTCAAACACACTTAAATCAGTAGTTTATGACTATGTGCTTAAAGGTAATGGAGCTAGTGATGAACCCATACAACCTGATGTAGCGAGTGATAATCAATTATCAAAGATTGTTACAGACTTAAATAGATCTTCTGATAAAAAACTATATGCTCAATTTGGTTCAGATGGAAACAAACTTGTTTACATAGACACAGATGGAATTCATGTAGTTAGAATTGAAGGTTGAGATTATTTTAAAGATGCAGAAAGCAACGCAGAAAGAGCAAATACTTTGACTGAATTACAATCATTTAACAAATTCCATAATTTAAAAGATTCAGAAAAAATTGAGGGTCTATTTTCAGGAACTGGAAGACCACAAATGGAATTGTTGAATACAGCAATTAGTAACAAATACTTGCAATATTTGGTAAATACTTCATTGTTAAAAGGACTAACATCAAGTCCAGTTAATTATGACATTATGAGTGAAGTAAAATCATGAGCAACAATTAGTAACTCATCAGATTCAGAAACATATTGAATAACTACAGTATTAGAATACTTTGAAAATATTTCAAATATCTCTCCTGAGGGAAGTGATTCATCAAACAATGACATAATTAAAACATTTGTTGGTAAATTCTTGGTGTTTGGGTCAAGCAATGCAGCAAATCAAACAGCAAATGACATTGCAGAAAGTATGGAAAATTGAGCAATTGACAAAATTAGTACTGCTCAACAAACAATTCAAATAGCTTCATCAGTTAAATTTGTGGAAATGTTTAAAAACTGAAGAAAATCAATAGAGTCAAACACAGCAGCTGAATATCCAAAAGGTTTAATTGATGGTGATAAATTTGGAGATAGTACTTTAGCAGAAAGTGTAAAAGAGATTTGATTAGTTACTACAGATCCACCATCAACTAGTGGTGAATCTAGTTCAAATCTAAAAGTACTAGATGTTTACTATCTATTCAATACTATGACTGAGAAAGGAACTGATTTATAA